Part of the Nocardia farcinica genome, TGCGCAAGGCCGCCGAACGGCTCGGAATCGCCTGTGAGCGTATCGATCTCGGCGCCGACGCGACCGCCGACGGCATCCGCGCCGAACTGCGCGAACGCAGCGCCGACCCCGACTTCGACGCCATCATGTTGCAGACCCCGCTGCCCGCGGGCGTCGCGCTCGACGACGTGAGCTCGGCGATCGCGGCCGACAAGGACGTCGACGGTGTGAGCCCGCTCTCGCTCGGCCTGCTCGCCGCCGGGCTGGCGGGCTTCGTGCCCGCCACCGCGCAGGCGGTGGTGGAGTTGCTGAAGCATCACGAGATCGCGCTGTCGGGCCGCCATGTCGCCGTCGTCGGCCGCTCGAACGTGGTCGGCAAGCCGCTGGCGCAGCTGCTGCTGGCCGAGAACGCGACGGTCACCGTCTGCCATTCCCGCACCACCGACCTGGCCGCGATCACCTCCACGGCCGATGTGGTGGTCGCCGCCGTCGGCCGCGCCGGACTGGTGACCGGCGATCACGTGCGTGCGGGCGCGGTGGTCGTCGATGTCGGCACCAACGAGGCCGAGGACGGCGGCATCGTCGGTGACGTGGACGCGGAGTCGGTGCGCGGCAAGGCCGCCGGGCTGAGCCCGGTACCTGGCGGGGTCGGGCCGGTCACGACAGCGCTGCTCATGCGGCACGTCGTCGAGGCCGCCGAGCGGCACCGCGGCTGACGGCTCAACCGTCGGCGGCGATCGCGGTGATGAGGGTGCGGTCCGCGCTGGTGGCCACGCTCACCACCTGCGGGTTGTAGCTGACCGGGGCCTGGCCCGGCCGGTATTCGGTGATCACCACGCGGTACTGGTCGACGCCTGCGCCGGGGCTGATCGTCACGCAGTGGATGGTGTCGGCCGGCACCGAATCGATGCCGCGCTGGATCTCGGCCACGGTCGGCACCGCGGCGTCGGGGGCGACCACCGCCCTGGCCAGCTCGGCCGAGCGTTGCACGTAGTAGGCGTATTGGAAGGCGAAGATCGCCGCGGGCCCGGAATCGGTGCCGCCGACGCCGTTGCCCTGGATCCGCTCACCCACCCGCTCGGCCGGGCAGCGGTCCGCGGGCGCGGGCTGCGCGGGCGCCGGCTGGTCGGTCGCGGTGTGCTGCGGATCGGGGGCGCCGCGGAAGAAGACGACCGCGGCGGCGACCAGCGCCACCGCGGCCAGCGAGCCGAGCAGCACCGGCGCCCAGCGCGCGATCGGCTTGCGCTTGGGGGTGCGGTCGATCATCCGCGCGAAGACGTCGTCCTCCGGAAAGAACGCCGGGGGCCGCACCGGTCGCGGGGTGTCGGACAACGGATCGAACGGCGGCCGTTCGCCGGAGGACGCCGGTGTGTGCGGCCGCATCCCCGAGTCCGGTCGATTCACTGTCCCCACCCTTCATCCGATCGGCGCGCGCCTGCCTCGAAACAACTCCCCGGGGCACGATACCGCCGGGGAGTGGGGAAGGGCGAAAAGCGACGCGCGGACCGCGCTCACCAGTGGATGTAGACCGGATCGCCGATGCCGACCGTGTTGTAGTACCAGGCGGCGTCGTCGGGGGAGAGGTTGATGCAGCCGTGACTGACGTTGGCGTAGCCCTGCGAGTCGACCGACCACGGCGCCGAGTGCACGAACACCCCGCCCCAGGTGAGCCGGACCGCGTACTCGCCGTCGATCAGGTAGCCCTCCGGCGAGCTCAACGGGATGCCGATGGTGCGCGAGTCGAAGACGATCGAGCGGAACTTTTCCAGCACGGGGAAGGTCCCGGTCGGGGTCTCGAAGCCCGGCTTGCCCATCGACGCGGGCATGGTGCGCACCACTTGGCCGCCGATGCTGACGGTGAAGGTGTGCGCGGACAGGTCGGCCTCGGCGTAAACGCCTGCGTTGGTGCGGAATTCGGTGCGGACATCGCCCGCCCGCACGGTGATCGTGCTGTCGGCGGGCAACGGGGCCGACGGAGTCCAGGTGAGGGTGCGGTCACCGGTCCAGGCGACGGTGCCCGGCAGCGGTGCGGCGGCCTCGACCCGGACGGCGCGCTCGACCCGCGCGCGGTCGGTGACGGGCTGGGTGAATTCGACGGTCACGGGATGGGCGATGCCCACCATCCGGCCGTCCGACGGCGTGATCGCGGCGATCGTGCCGGTGGTCGTGGTGCCGACGAGCGTCGCGGCCGCCGCGCCGGAGCCGAACACTGCCAGCGCGATGACCACGATCGCGAGGAACAGGTGGCGACGAACGCTCCTCATGGCGGCCACCCCTTTCGAGCTGGTGTGGGCCTGGGTAGACCAGTCTACGCGCGCATGATCAACAGTGCCCGGCCGTTGTGAAACACCCCTCCTCCATACCCATAGTCGGCGTGTTCGTGGGTACCCCGCCCGCACGATGTGGAAGGAGTCCCCATGCGATTGCGGCGCAGCAGACCCGACGGCCCCGGCTTCCTGCGGGTGCGGCGCGGGCGCGGCTTCTCCTACGTCACCAGCGACGGCGAAACCGTCACCGACGAGGAGACCCTCGCGCGGATCAAGGCACTGGTCATCCCGCCCGCCTGGCGGGACGTGTGGATCTGCCCCTACCCGAACGGGCACCTGCAGGCCGTCGGTGTCGACGCCGCCGGGCGCAAGCAGTACCTCTACCACGAGCAGTGGCGCCGCGAACGCGACGAAGTGAAGTTCGACCGGGTGCTGGAGATGGCGGCCCGGCTACCGGAGTTCCGCGCGCGGATCGCCGCCGATCTGGAGCTGCCCGGCCTGGAGCGGCGCCGGGTCGAGGCGGTCGCGCTCGGGCTGATCGATCGCGGCGTGTTCCGGGTGGGCGGCGAGGAGTACGCGCAGGAGAACGGCACCAGGGGCATGGCCACCCTGCTCCGCGCGCAGGTCACGGTGTCGGGCGCGGAGATGACCTTCGACTACATCGCCAAGAGCGGGATCCGCCGCCGGGTCCGCATCGAGGATCCCGCCCTGGCCAGGGCGGTGCGCGCGCTGAAACGCAGCCGCGCCGAGTCCGAGCGTCTGCTCACCTACCGCT contains:
- a CDS encoding L,D-transpeptidase, yielding MRSVRRHLFLAIVVIALAVFGSGAAAATLVGTTTTGTIAAITPSDGRMVGIAHPVTVEFTQPVTDRARVERAVRVEAAAPLPGTVAWTGDRTLTWTPSAPLPADSTITVRAGDVRTEFRTNAGVYAEADLSAHTFTVSIGGQVVRTMPASMGKPGFETPTGTFPVLEKFRSIVFDSRTIGIPLSSPEGYLIDGEYAVRLTWGGVFVHSAPWSVDSQGYANVSHGCINLSPDDAAWYYNTVGIGDPVYIHW
- a CDS encoding DNA topoisomerase IB — protein: MRLRRSRPDGPGFLRVRRGRGFSYVTSDGETVTDEETLARIKALVIPPAWRDVWICPYPNGHLQAVGVDAAGRKQYLYHEQWRRERDEVKFDRVLEMAARLPEFRARIAADLELPGLERRRVEAVALGLIDRGVFRVGGEEYAQENGTRGMATLLRAQVTVSGAEMTFDYIAKSGIRRRVRIEDPALARAVRALKRSRAESERLLTYRCPDGAYRELHAEEINARFKELVGEECSAKDLRTWQGTVLAAVGFGAIALPTSQRARNKAIRAVMVDVSNALGNTPAIAKSSYVDPRVVAAFEEGATIAAAMRRADRVTDLTEQQQIIDRAVIRLITAQQKRARRAARAVRAGVARQARAAA
- a CDS encoding bifunctional 5,10-methylenetetrahydrofolate dehydrogenase/5,10-methenyltetrahydrofolate cyclohydrolase: MDTVSLTGKELAAALNADTKQRAEALTAGGVAARLALIVANDDPASAWYVNSLRKAAERLGIACERIDLGADATADGIRAELRERSADPDFDAIMLQTPLPAGVALDDVSSAIAADKDVDGVSPLSLGLLAAGLAGFVPATAQAVVELLKHHEIALSGRHVAVVGRSNVVGKPLAQLLLAENATVTVCHSRTTDLAAITSTADVVVAAVGRAGLVTGDHVRAGAVVVDVGTNEAEDGGIVGDVDAESVRGKAAGLSPVPGGVGPVTTALLMRHVVEAAERHRG